The following is a genomic window from Pseudomonadota bacterium.
GCAACGCAAGCGGACGCAGCTGCGGCTGCCCTATAGGACGTACACAGGAAGCGGGCGGAGACCCATTCGTGTGGGTCGCTCTGCAACCGACAACGACGAGCTTTTGCGGCGGTACGCGCGACCACAGGACCTGTGGTTGCACGTGCGCGGAGGCCACGGCGCCCATGTAGTGATCCCACTCGACAGAGGTGAGGCCTGTCCGCCTCAGCTACTCGCAGATGCAGCCACGCTCGCCGTCCGCTTCAGCGAGCTGCACAAAGAAGCCCGCGCCGAAGTGCTGTACACTGCCCGGCGGTATGTGCACAAACCGCGCGGCGCTCGCGCGGGGACCGTTGTTTCCCCCCGTGCCAAGACGCTGGACATCCGAATACATGAGGAGCGGCTAGCTCGCCTGCTCCGCAGCCGCCTGGACGAACCTGCGGCCTAGCCCGCATCGGTCACCAATTTCGCAGCCCCCCCTCCAGACAGCACACGGCTGCTTGTTCGCCGCAGGCTTTTTTGCCGCAGGCAGCGGCAGGTGCAGCTGCACGAACGCGTAGCACCAGCGCTTGGCGCGGTCCGCTGTCCGCCACCGGCACGCGCCAAACGCTGCTAGGCGCTTTACGGCCCGACGTTGGCGCTACAGGGGCGTCGTGCCGACCGGCGTGGGACTCAGGAAGCCCGCGTCAGCGATCGGCTCCGGGGACGCCGCATCCGATTCAGCGGACTTTTTTTTTCTGCCGCGAGCGGTGCTCTTCTTCTTCGGAGCACCCCTTTTGGTGGCCTTCTTGCGGCCCGTCGTGGCGGCCTTCTTGCGGCCAGCCTTGCGCGTGGCCTTCTTGCGGCCTCCCTTCTTAGCGGCCCTGGTGGTGGTCTTCCTGGTGCCCTTCTTGCGAGCAACCGGCTTGCGCGCAGCTTTCTTGCGAGTCGCCTTCTTCCTACCTGCGCCGGCGGCCTTCTTCCGGGCGCCCTTCTTGGCTTTAGCCATGTTGGACCTCCTTGTGGGTCGTTGGATTGACTGTACCGTATTGTAACGTCATG
Proteins encoded in this region:
- a CDS encoding histone encodes the protein MAKAKKGARKKAAGAGRKKATRKKAARKPVARKKGTRKTTTRAAKKGGRKKATRKAGRKKAATTGRKKATKRGAPKKKSTARGRKKKSAESDAASPEPIADAGFLSPTPVGTTPL